One Curtobacterium sp. MCLR17_007 DNA window includes the following coding sequences:
- a CDS encoding NAD(P)-dependent oxidoreductase translates to MTRVVVTGGSGKLGRAVVRDLDEHGYDVVLLDRVPSPDKPERVQFVRIDLTDYGQVLNALLGIDDRYDSVDAVVHLAAVPAPGQVPDVALITNNVTASINVFHAARAAKITNVVWASSETLLGIPMGEHHPPYLPVDEDFPVRPQSSYSLGKAVEEEMARHFTRWDPTLKMIGLRFSNVMDETDYPSYPWDATPEAKTFNLWSYIDSRDGAQAVRKALESELTGFEAFVIASPDTVMDTPTIELVERFVPDIERRSDIDGVSSLLSSDKARELLGYDPQHSWRDHRS, encoded by the coding sequence ATGACACGCGTAGTGGTGACCGGCGGCAGTGGCAAGCTCGGACGAGCGGTGGTGCGCGACCTCGACGAGCACGGGTACGACGTGGTCCTGCTCGACCGCGTGCCCTCGCCCGACAAGCCGGAGCGGGTGCAGTTCGTCCGCATCGACCTGACGGACTACGGGCAGGTGCTCAACGCCCTGCTCGGGATCGACGACCGGTACGACTCGGTCGACGCCGTCGTGCACCTCGCCGCGGTCCCGGCCCCGGGTCAGGTGCCCGACGTCGCGCTCATCACGAACAACGTGACCGCGTCGATCAACGTCTTCCACGCTGCCCGGGCGGCCAAGATCACGAACGTGGTCTGGGCCTCGAGCGAGACGCTGCTCGGCATCCCGATGGGCGAGCACCACCCGCCCTACCTGCCCGTCGACGAGGACTTCCCCGTCCGGCCGCAGTCCTCGTACTCCCTCGGCAAGGCCGTGGAAGAGGAGATGGCCCGCCACTTCACCCGCTGGGACCCGACGCTCAAGATGATCGGGCTGCGGTTCTCGAACGTCATGGACGAGACCGACTACCCGTCGTACCCGTGGGACGCCACCCCCGAGGCCAAGACCTTCAACCTGTGGTCTTACATCGACAGCCGCGACGGCGCCCAGGCCGTGCGCAAGGCCCTCGAGAGCGAGCTCACCGGCTTCGAGGCCTTCGTGATCGCCAGCCCCGACACCGTGATGGACACCCCGACGATCGAACTCGTCGAGCGCTTCGTCCCGGACATCGAACGCCGCAGCGACATCGACGGCGTCAGTTCGCTGCTGTCGAGCGACAAGGCCCGCGAGCTCCTCGGCTACGACCCGCAGCACTCCTGGCGCGACCACCGCTCCTGA
- a CDS encoding methyltransferase, with amino-acid sequence MSHVLPDVVADVAVTDALRADLTAAGFTVEGVDALWGADAAAALHRGNRIAAVRGARERLTEALLPRYTLAELFVLGVRVPRSLADRALPTVGVDALVGAGLLRLEPALVHPEALVDQRDPERIAHLTEPDVVPTVDLRPYAFVDDAGAGSWWIMSDLGELALGAALDEEHVLGIGGATTTLSGLQVPVPVHRVLDLGTGCGIQAMHARRFADEVVATDISRRALDIARFNAQLNGLDGIDFRLGSLFEPVAGERFDRIVSNPPFVITPRTEGVPSYEYRDGGMVGDALVETVLTGLADHLTPGGTAQLLGNWEYHWGVDGLDRVRAWFAGTDLDAWVVERERQDPATYAETWIRDGGTKPGTPEFDRLVAAWLDDFQARRVTGVGFGYVVVRKVPTGGTVQLRRFERVPETLGSNPAGLGATVARVLDAAAWLAAHDDAALAAAHLRVAGDVTEERYYWPGNDDPTVMTLVQGGGFGRRVDADTALAAFVGACDGELSVAAIVGALAQITGVDEQALAADLLPAARDLVLDGLLLPA; translated from the coding sequence ATGAGCCACGTGCTGCCCGACGTCGTCGCCGACGTCGCCGTGACCGATGCCCTGCGCGCCGACCTGACCGCCGCCGGCTTCACCGTCGAGGGCGTCGACGCGCTCTGGGGTGCCGACGCGGCCGCGGCCCTGCACCGCGGCAACCGGATCGCCGCCGTCCGCGGCGCGCGCGAGCGGCTGACCGAGGCGCTCCTGCCGCGGTACACGCTCGCCGAGCTCTTCGTGCTCGGCGTGCGCGTGCCCCGGAGCCTCGCGGACCGTGCCCTGCCGACCGTCGGCGTCGACGCGCTCGTGGGTGCCGGACTCCTCCGGCTGGAACCCGCGCTGGTGCACCCCGAGGCGCTGGTCGACCAGCGTGACCCGGAGCGCATCGCCCACCTGACCGAGCCGGACGTGGTGCCGACGGTCGACCTGCGCCCGTACGCCTTCGTCGACGACGCGGGTGCCGGCAGCTGGTGGATCATGTCGGACCTCGGGGAGCTCGCCCTCGGCGCGGCCCTCGACGAAGAGCACGTGCTCGGCATCGGCGGTGCGACCACCACACTGAGCGGCCTGCAGGTCCCCGTGCCCGTCCACCGGGTGCTCGACCTCGGCACCGGCTGCGGCATCCAGGCGATGCACGCCCGACGCTTCGCGGACGAGGTCGTCGCGACGGACATCTCCCGCCGTGCGCTCGACATCGCGCGCTTCAACGCCCAGCTGAACGGCCTCGACGGCATCGACTTCCGCCTCGGCTCGCTGTTCGAGCCCGTGGCCGGCGAGCGCTTCGACCGGATCGTGTCGAACCCGCCGTTCGTCATCACGCCCCGCACCGAGGGCGTGCCGTCCTACGAGTACCGCGACGGCGGGATGGTCGGCGACGCGCTCGTCGAGACCGTGCTCACCGGGCTCGCGGACCACCTGACACCGGGTGGCACCGCGCAGCTCCTCGGCAACTGGGAGTACCACTGGGGCGTCGACGGGCTCGACCGCGTCCGCGCCTGGTTCGCGGGCACCGACCTCGACGCCTGGGTCGTCGAGCGGGAGCGCCAGGACCCGGCGACGTACGCCGAGACCTGGATCCGCGACGGCGGCACGAAGCCCGGCACCCCGGAGTTCGACCGCCTGGTGGCGGCCTGGCTCGACGACTTCCAGGCGCGCAGGGTCACCGGGGTCGGCTTCGGCTACGTGGTGGTCCGGAAGGTCCCGACGGGAGGCACGGTGCAGCTCCGCCGCTTCGAGCGCGTCCCCGAGACGCTCGGCTCCAACCCCGCGGGGCTCGGCGCGACGGTCGCCCGGGTCCTCGACGCGGCGGCCTGGCTCGCCGCGCACGACGACGCGGCACTCGCGGCCGCACACCTGCGGGTCGCGGGCGACGTGACCGAGGAACGCTACTACTGGCCGGGCAACGACGACCCGACGGTCATGACCCTGGTGCAGGGCGGTGGCTTCGGTCGTCGAGTCGACGCCGACACCGCGCTCGCCGCGTTCGTGGGTGCGTGCGACGGCGAGCTGTCCGTCGCGGCCATCGTCGGCGCACTGGCGCAGATCACCGGAGTCGACGAGCAGGCGCTGGCGGCGGACCTGCTGCCCGCCGCCCGCGACCTGGTGCTCGACGGGCTGCTGCTGCCCGCGTGA
- a CDS encoding helix-turn-helix domain-containing protein, translated as MPEPVELAAPERLPQPTAAEMDLPVVMDALSDPIRLAILHRYLVDAAGGERSCGWVGIDRPKSTLTHHFRVLREAGLLEQHLEGLTRVSRVRADEVEQRFPGLLDLVFAWQVPAALLREDLGA; from the coding sequence ATGCCCGAACCCGTGGAGCTGGCCGCACCGGAACGTCTCCCGCAGCCGACGGCGGCCGAGATGGACCTCCCGGTCGTGATGGACGCCCTGTCCGACCCGATCCGTCTGGCGATCCTGCACCGGTACCTGGTCGACGCCGCCGGTGGCGAGCGCTCGTGCGGGTGGGTCGGGATCGACCGCCCGAAGTCCACGCTGACCCACCATTTCCGCGTGCTGCGTGAGGCCGGGCTCCTCGAACAGCACCTCGAGGGACTCACCCGCGTCAGCCGCGTCCGTGCCGACGAGGTCGAGCAGCGGTTCCCGGGCCTGCTGGACCTGGTGTTCGCGTGGCAGGTGCCCGCTGCACTGCTGCGCGAGGACCTCGGCGCATGA
- a CDS encoding MFS transporter, giving the protein MQSARSVAGFWIIAAMLFVALASSAVPSPIYPVYAAEWHLTPLMLTGVFAIYVAGLLGSLLVAGRLSDHVGRKPVLVAGGLALTLSLGLFAGADGLGALILDRILQGVSVGLLIGALGAALIDNSLQRHPTLAGVLNGAVPPFALAAGAMSSGALVEWGPAPEQFVYVLFGALLLLMVLALFIVPEQVQRRPGALRSLRPTISVPRSSRALFRGVAGALVASWALGGLFLSLVPSALGQVFGIENHFAAGALIAVVTGIGALTGLAIQRVDARIGVLIGLVALILGPIVTVAFVFAHSLPGLVVGSAIAGVGFGAGFQAPLRMLLATAAPTHRAGLLSTIYVVSYLAFGVPAVIGGLLEPAVGLVPVIAGYGAFIVLAAAVALVLQLVSRSSASVEQQASEVLERTATGSIRTAE; this is encoded by the coding sequence ATGCAGTCAGCCCGCTCGGTCGCCGGCTTCTGGATCATCGCGGCGATGCTCTTCGTGGCACTCGCGTCCTCGGCTGTCCCGTCGCCGATCTACCCCGTCTACGCGGCGGAGTGGCACCTGACGCCGCTGATGTTGACCGGCGTCTTCGCGATCTACGTCGCCGGGCTGCTGGGGAGCCTGCTCGTCGCCGGGCGGCTGTCCGACCACGTCGGCCGCAAGCCCGTGCTCGTCGCGGGTGGTCTCGCCCTCACCCTGTCGCTCGGGCTGTTCGCCGGCGCCGACGGCCTCGGGGCCCTCATCCTCGACCGCATCCTGCAGGGCGTCTCGGTGGGTCTGCTCATCGGCGCCCTGGGGGCCGCGCTCATCGACAACTCCCTGCAGCGGCACCCGACGCTGGCCGGCGTGCTCAACGGCGCCGTCCCGCCGTTCGCGCTGGCCGCTGGCGCGATGTCGAGCGGCGCCCTGGTCGAGTGGGGCCCCGCTCCCGAGCAGTTCGTCTACGTCCTGTTCGGGGCGCTGCTGCTCCTCATGGTGCTCGCGCTGTTCATCGTCCCCGAACAGGTGCAGCGCCGCCCGGGAGCCCTGCGCTCCCTCCGCCCGACCATCTCCGTGCCGCGGTCGTCCCGTGCGCTGTTCCGTGGCGTCGCCGGGGCGCTCGTCGCGAGCTGGGCGCTCGGCGGCCTGTTCCTGTCGCTCGTCCCCTCGGCGCTCGGGCAGGTCTTCGGCATCGAGAACCACTTCGCCGCCGGTGCGCTCATCGCGGTCGTCACGGGCATCGGCGCGCTGACGGGGCTCGCGATCCAACGGGTCGACGCCCGCATCGGCGTGCTCATCGGCCTGGTCGCGCTCATCCTGGGTCCGATCGTCACCGTGGCGTTCGTGTTCGCGCACTCGCTGCCCGGCCTGGTCGTCGGCAGCGCCATCGCGGGGGTCGGGTTCGGCGCCGGGTTCCAGGCACCGCTGCGGATGCTGCTCGCCACCGCGGCACCCACGCACCGTGCGGGGCTGCTCTCCACGATCTACGTCGTCAGCTACCTGGCGTTCGGGGTCCCGGCCGTGATCGGCGGGCTGCTCGAGCCGGCCGTGGGCCTCGTGCCCGTGATCGCCGGGTACGGGGCGTTCATCGTGCTGGCCGCGGCGGTGGCCCTCGTGCTGCAGCTCGTGTCGCGCTCGTCCGCCAGCGTCGAGCAGCAGGCGTCCGAGGTCCTCGAGCGCACCGCGACCGGGTCGATCCGCACGGCTGAGTAG
- a CDS encoding TIGR02611 family protein, with protein MDSEQDDRAAGAVDGARRHRFQWFHDMRAWIHARPHVHLFWKVLIGIVGGLVVVIGLILVPLPGPGWLVVFIGLTILASEFHFFHRIITWLRAQLHRFWDWAKSHGPQWLRRAADRGKADVDSAHAEAGRSMRRPPRPTH; from the coding sequence ATGGACAGCGAGCAGGACGACCGCGCTGCGGGTGCAGTGGACGGCGCGCGTCGGCACCGCTTCCAGTGGTTCCACGACATGCGCGCCTGGATCCACGCGCGGCCGCACGTGCACCTGTTCTGGAAGGTGCTGATCGGCATCGTCGGCGGGCTCGTCGTCGTGATCGGACTCATCCTCGTGCCGCTGCCCGGCCCCGGGTGGCTGGTCGTGTTCATCGGCCTGACGATCCTGGCGAGCGAGTTCCACTTCTTCCACCGGATCATCACGTGGCTCCGCGCCCAGCTGCACCGTTTCTGGGACTGGGCGAAGTCGCACGGGCCGCAGTGGCTGCGTCGCGCGGCCGACCGGGGCAAGGCGGACGTCGACTCCGCGCACGCCGAGGCCGGTCGCAGCATGCGGCGCCCGCCGCGGCCGACGCACTAG
- a CDS encoding TraR/DksA C4-type zinc finger protein, with protein MDDPRTALLDERSRSVKLLADVERSMRDVSDARDGANTDDEHDPEGATLAWERGSLGAVRDDARRRVQQVDAALARLDKGTYGMCVVGGEPIPEARLAAVPWAATCVAHA; from the coding sequence ATGGACGACCCCCGGACGGCACTGCTCGACGAACGCAGCCGGTCCGTGAAGCTGCTCGCGGACGTCGAGCGGAGCATGCGCGACGTCAGTGACGCCCGCGACGGGGCGAACACGGACGACGAGCACGATCCCGAGGGGGCGACGCTGGCGTGGGAGCGCGGCTCGCTCGGCGCGGTCCGGGACGATGCGCGTCGTCGCGTGCAGCAGGTCGACGCCGCGCTCGCGCGGCTCGACAAGGGCACCTACGGGATGTGCGTCGTCGGCGGCGAACCGATCCCGGAGGCTCGGCTGGCGGCCGTCCCGTGGGCCGCGACGTGCGTCGCGCACGCTTGA
- a CDS encoding LLM class flavin-dependent oxidoreductase, with the protein MTKIGFLSFGHWRDVPGSRVRSGREALLQGIDLAVAAEEAGVDGAYFRVHHFAQQQAAPFPLLSAIAAKTSRIEIGTGVIDMRYENPLYMAEEAAATDLISGGRLQLGVSRGSPETAQAGYQSFGYVPEQSDPNGADLARSHTNVFRRAIAGEPMAAANPQMTGAEGSLPILPLSDGLGDRIWWGAGTRATAEWTAEQGMNLMSSTLLTEDTGVPFDQLQAEQIERFRRVWAESGWERTPRVSVSRSIIPITDDESRHYFGVRAQVEGSDQVGYLDGGLARFGRSYIGEPEELVAELAADAAVRAADTVLVTVPNQLGVDFNARMLAAVASVMREVDAAPALA; encoded by the coding sequence ATGACGAAGATCGGGTTCCTGTCGTTCGGACACTGGCGCGACGTGCCGGGGTCCCGTGTCCGCAGCGGCCGCGAGGCACTGCTCCAGGGCATCGACCTCGCCGTCGCCGCCGAAGAAGCGGGCGTCGACGGCGCCTACTTCCGCGTGCACCACTTCGCGCAGCAGCAGGCCGCGCCCTTCCCGCTGCTGTCCGCGATCGCGGCGAAGACCAGCCGGATCGAGATCGGGACCGGCGTGATCGACATGCGCTACGAGAACCCGCTCTACATGGCCGAGGAGGCCGCCGCCACCGACCTCATCTCGGGCGGCAGGCTGCAGCTCGGCGTGAGCCGGGGGTCACCCGAGACTGCCCAGGCCGGCTACCAGTCCTTCGGGTACGTCCCCGAGCAGTCCGACCCGAACGGCGCCGACCTGGCTCGGTCGCACACCAACGTCTTCCGTCGCGCGATCGCCGGGGAACCCATGGCGGCCGCGAACCCGCAGATGACCGGCGCCGAGGGATCGCTGCCGATCCTGCCGCTCTCCGACGGCCTCGGCGACCGCATCTGGTGGGGCGCCGGCACCCGCGCCACCGCGGAGTGGACCGCCGAGCAGGGCATGAACCTGATGTCGTCGACGCTCCTGACCGAGGACACCGGAGTGCCGTTCGACCAGCTGCAGGCGGAGCAGATCGAGCGCTTCCGCCGCGTCTGGGCCGAGTCTGGCTGGGAGCGCACGCCGCGTGTCAGTGTGAGCCGCAGCATCATCCCGATCACGGACGACGAGTCGCGGCACTACTTCGGTGTCCGGGCGCAGGTCGAGGGTTCCGACCAGGTCGGGTACCTCGACGGCGGGCTGGCACGGTTCGGCCGCTCGTACATCGGTGAGCCGGAGGAGCTCGTGGCTGAGCTCGCCGCCGATGCCGCGGTCCGCGCTGCCGACACCGTGCTCGTCACCGTGCCGAACCAGCTCGGCGTGGACTTCAACGCCCGGATGCTCGCGGCGGTCGCGAGTGTGATGCGCGAGGTGGACGCAGCGCCTGCCCTGGCCTGA
- a CDS encoding DUF2510 domain-containing protein codes for MTLPAAGWFPDPRDASRLRWWDGRAWGDGTRPLPARHPVAAPVVATPTGPSFSVMTPPTERHTWAYGAATSRRLCAFAVSAAVLAIASLVLNPWGAFSVLAVLAGAVGIVRPGATGRWRVLARSVAASAIVVALGTGLVALSAATALF; via the coding sequence GTGACACTGCCGGCCGCCGGGTGGTTCCCGGACCCCCGGGACGCATCGCGTCTCCGCTGGTGGGACGGGCGCGCCTGGGGTGACGGCACGCGGCCACTCCCGGCGCGACATCCCGTCGCGGCCCCGGTCGTGGCCACGCCGACGGGACCGTCGTTCTCGGTGATGACCCCGCCGACCGAGCGGCACACCTGGGCCTACGGCGCCGCGACCTCCCGCAGGCTCTGCGCATTCGCGGTCTCCGCCGCGGTCCTCGCGATCGCGTCCCTCGTGCTCAACCCGTGGGGAGCGTTCAGCGTCCTCGCCGTCCTCGCCGGGGCGGTCGGCATCGTCCGCCCGGGCGCGACGGGCCGCTGGCGGGTCCTGGCGCGGAGCGTCGCGGCGTCCGCGATCGTGGTCGCCCTCGGCACGGGCCTCGTCGCCCTGAGCGCTGCCACCGCGCTGTTCTGA
- a CDS encoding site-specific tyrosine recombinase XerD: MPLDRATETYLRHVAIERGLSQHTLAAYRRDLSAFGEWIATQPVVDSAGADRAGGAAVVADVGRLARADLAGFVSYLATRPEGPLAPRSVARMLSSVRSFATFAASEGWLPLDPGASVRPPKAPMRLPKAISVHDMERLLGAVEGDDPVQLRDRALLELLYATGARISEAVGLSVDDVTTLSVEDESADLDTDVSVVRVTGKGNKQRIVPLGSYAQAAVDAYLVRARPVFAVRGPSTPALFLGARGARLSRQSAWLVIQAAASRADLTDHVSPHTFRHSFATHLLEGGADVRVVQELLGHASVATTQIYTMVTADMLRDVYQTSHPRARR; encoded by the coding sequence ATCCCGCTCGACCGTGCCACGGAGACCTACCTGCGGCACGTCGCCATCGAGCGGGGGCTGTCGCAGCACACCCTGGCGGCCTACCGGCGCGACCTGTCCGCGTTCGGGGAGTGGATCGCCACGCAGCCGGTCGTCGACTCCGCGGGTGCCGACCGTGCCGGCGGGGCAGCGGTGGTGGCCGACGTCGGGCGACTCGCCCGTGCGGACCTGGCCGGGTTCGTCTCGTACCTGGCCACCCGACCCGAGGGCCCGCTCGCGCCCCGGTCGGTCGCACGGATGCTCAGCTCCGTGCGGTCCTTCGCCACGTTCGCCGCGAGTGAGGGCTGGCTGCCGCTGGACCCGGGTGCTTCCGTCCGCCCGCCGAAGGCACCGATGCGGCTGCCCAAGGCGATCTCGGTGCACGACATGGAGCGGCTGCTCGGCGCGGTCGAGGGCGACGACCCCGTGCAGCTGCGGGACCGGGCACTGCTCGAGCTGCTCTACGCCACCGGTGCGCGCATCTCCGAGGCCGTCGGGCTGTCGGTGGACGACGTGACGACGCTGTCCGTGGAGGACGAGTCCGCCGACCTCGACACCGACGTGTCGGTCGTGCGGGTCACGGGCAAGGGCAACAAGCAGCGGATCGTGCCGCTCGGCAGCTACGCGCAGGCCGCGGTCGACGCGTACCTGGTGCGGGCGCGACCGGTGTTCGCGGTGCGGGGTCCGTCGACGCCGGCGCTGTTCCTCGGGGCACGTGGTGCTCGGTTGTCGCGGCAGAGTGCGTGGCTCGTGATCCAGGCGGCGGCGTCGCGGGCTGACCTGACCGACCACGTGTCGCCGCACACGTTCCGGCACTCGTTCGCGACGCACCTGCTCGAGGGCGGCGCGGACGTGCGGGTCGTGCAGGAGCTGCTCGGCCACGCGAGCGTCGCGACCACGCAGATCTACACGATGGTGACGGCGGACATGCTGCGGGACGTGTACCAGACGTCACACCCGCGGGCGCGGCGGTAG
- a CDS encoding NUDIX hydrolase, translated as MTDAPIADEPASSAVTESALVYEGAVWDIRRDTVAYGGGSMVREYVDHTGAVAVWAEDAEGRVLVIQQYRHPVHLRDWELPAGLLDMAGEDHLTAAKRELAEEADIEADTWEPLVRYNTSSGGSNEFIQIYRARDVRATPTAFEREAEEADIVARWVPRPEVVAGVLDGRLQNSALIVAALAVDAIERG; from the coding sequence GTGACCGACGCACCCATCGCTGACGAACCCGCCTCCTCCGCCGTGACCGAATCGGCGCTCGTGTACGAGGGCGCCGTGTGGGACATCCGCCGGGACACCGTCGCGTACGGCGGCGGCAGCATGGTGCGGGAGTACGTCGACCACACCGGCGCCGTCGCGGTCTGGGCCGAGGACGCCGAGGGGCGCGTGCTCGTCATCCAGCAGTACCGGCACCCGGTGCACCTGCGGGACTGGGAGCTGCCGGCGGGACTGCTCGACATGGCGGGCGAGGACCACCTGACCGCCGCCAAGCGCGAGCTGGCGGAAGAGGCCGACATCGAGGCGGACACGTGGGAGCCGCTGGTGCGGTACAACACCTCGTCGGGTGGCAGCAACGAGTTCATCCAGATCTACCGCGCGCGGGACGTCCGGGCGACCCCGACGGCCTTCGAGCGCGAGGCAGAGGAGGCCGACATCGTCGCCCGGTGGGTGCCCCGCCCCGAGGTCGTCGCCGGTGTCCTCGACGGTCGGTTGCAGAACTCCGCGCTCATCGTGGCAGCGCTCGCCGTGGACGCGATCGAACGCGGCTAG
- a CDS encoding CTP synthase: MADSSSGTQANTQNTTPKVTKQIFVTGGVVSSLGKGLTAASLGNLLTARGLRVVMQKLDPYLNVDPGTMNPFQHGEVFVTDDGAETDLDIGHYERFLDINLSQAANVTTGQVYSTVIAKERRGEYLGDTVQVIPHITDEIKRRMREQAENDPQPDVIITEVGGTVGDIESQPFIESARQVRHELGRSNVFFVHVSLVPFMNASGEQKTKPTQHSVAALRSIGIQPDALVLRSDRPVSESNKRKIALMCDVDEDAVVNAVDVPSIYDLPTLLNSQGLDEVIVDALHLDAGPVDWTSWNPVLQAVHEPKKDVTIALVGKYIDLPDAYLSVTEALRAGGFAHNAKVTLKWVVSDDCTTPEGAAKQLGDVDGICVPGGFGVRGIEGKLGALKFARENHIPTLGLCLGLQCMVIEYARHEAGLVDASSSEFDPQTPTPVVATMAEQVDIIAGGDLGGTMRLGLYPAHFTEGSLAADLYGAPEASERHRHRYEVNNRYRQQIADAGLVFSGTSPDGSLVEYVELDRAEHPFYIGTQAHPELRSRPNNAHPLFAGLVGAAIVRNESSRLFDPETESVEVA; the protein is encoded by the coding sequence GTGGCGGACTCTTCCAGCGGTACCCAGGCAAACACGCAGAACACCACCCCGAAGGTGACGAAGCAGATCTTCGTGACCGGCGGGGTCGTCTCTTCGCTCGGCAAGGGCTTGACGGCAGCCAGCCTCGGCAACCTCCTGACGGCTCGCGGTCTGCGGGTCGTCATGCAGAAGCTCGACCCGTACCTCAACGTGGACCCGGGCACGATGAACCCGTTCCAGCACGGTGAGGTCTTCGTGACCGACGACGGCGCCGAGACCGACCTGGACATCGGCCACTACGAGCGTTTCCTCGACATCAACCTGTCGCAGGCGGCCAACGTCACGACCGGGCAGGTCTACTCGACGGTCATCGCCAAGGAGCGCCGCGGCGAGTACCTCGGCGACACCGTGCAGGTCATCCCGCACATCACCGACGAGATCAAGCGCCGGATGCGCGAGCAGGCCGAGAACGACCCGCAGCCCGACGTCATCATCACCGAGGTCGGTGGCACGGTCGGCGACATCGAGTCCCAGCCCTTCATCGAGTCCGCGCGGCAGGTCCGTCACGAGCTCGGCCGGAGCAACGTCTTCTTCGTGCACGTGTCGCTCGTGCCGTTCATGAACGCCTCGGGTGAGCAGAAGACCAAGCCGACGCAGCACTCGGTCGCCGCGCTCCGCTCGATCGGCATCCAGCCCGACGCCCTGGTGCTCCGCAGTGACCGCCCGGTGTCGGAGTCGAACAAGCGCAAGATCGCGCTGATGTGCGACGTCGACGAGGACGCCGTGGTCAACGCCGTCGACGTCCCGTCGATCTACGACCTGCCGACGCTGCTCAACAGCCAGGGCCTCGACGAGGTCATCGTGGACGCGCTGCACCTCGACGCGGGTCCGGTCGACTGGACCTCGTGGAACCCCGTCCTGCAGGCCGTGCACGAGCCCAAGAAGGACGTCACGATCGCGCTGGTCGGCAAGTACATCGACCTGCCCGACGCCTACCTGTCCGTGACCGAGGCACTGCGCGCCGGCGGGTTCGCCCACAACGCGAAGGTCACGCTGAAGTGGGTCGTCTCCGACGACTGCACCACGCCCGAGGGCGCCGCCAAGCAGCTGGGCGACGTCGACGGCATCTGCGTCCCCGGCGGGTTCGGCGTGCGCGGGATCGAGGGCAAGCTCGGGGCGCTCAAGTTCGCGCGCGAGAACCACATCCCCACGCTGGGACTGTGCCTCGGCCTGCAGTGCATGGTCATCGAGTACGCCCGCCACGAGGCCGGTCTGGTCGACGCGTCGAGCTCCGAGTTCGACCCGCAGACCCCGACCCCGGTGGTCGCGACCATGGCCGAACAGGTGGACATCATCGCCGGTGGCGACCTGGGCGGCACGATGCGACTGGGGCTCTACCCGGCGCACTTCACCGAGGGCTCGCTGGCCGCCGACCTGTACGGCGCACCGGAGGCGTCGGAGCGGCACCGTCACCGCTACGAGGTCAACAACCGGTACCGCCAGCAGATCGCGGACGCCGGTCTGGTGTTCTCGGGCACGTCGCCCGACGGTTCCCTGGTGGAGTACGTCGAGCTCGACCGCGCCGAGCACCCGTTCTACATCGGCACGCAGGCGCACCCCGAGCTGCGCTCGCGGCCGAACAACGCGCACCCGCTGTTCGCCGGACTGGTCGGTGCTGCGATCGTGCGCAACGAGTCGTCCCGCCTCTTCGACCCGGAGACGGAGTCGGTGGAGGTCGCGTAG